A DNA window from Drosophila biarmipes strain raj3 chromosome 2R, RU_DBia_V1.1, whole genome shotgun sequence contains the following coding sequences:
- the LOC108029650 gene encoding phospholipase D2 isoform X1, whose amino-acid sequence MAKTAGTETSRNDESQKLHLPPEVALDANLQHLEVRRHRRSISQLMASMVEYPTDEVYRPTHYGGYVNRGYDDLNSSYYFSQYEAMADGRGGERALPPYAATDSDVDLGSGEAEVSAEESGNDQEEVIRDCTDEAVAEQQTRCLPEFQFSLVDSEYDETLGFPDSVTILSNVGDKPVLVERKETDDDEEEFDDEENNSVVLRHEIPFTSIYGPSVKFNSFQRKVFIPGREIHVRIVDTERSVTTHLLNPNLYTIELTHGPFKWTVKRRYKHFNSLHQQLSFFRTSLNIPFPSRSHKEKRTTLKATASQLADESTLKDLPSHTKVKQTSTSMSGAGLSSKNSNAIAIISPSHSSILAGLTPRRIHQKRKKKKKRNLPRFPNRPESLVTVENLTVRIKQLEDYLYNLLNISLYRSHHETLNFVEVSNVSFVPGMGIKGKEGMILKRTGSTRPGQAGCNFFGCFQKNCCVRCNYFCSDVVCGTWRSRWFFVKETCFGYIRPTDGSIRAVILFDQGFDVSTGIYQTGMRKGLQVLTNNRHIVLKCWTRRKCKEWMQYLKNTANSYARDFTLPNPHMSFAPMRANTHATWYVDGAQYMSAVADGLEAALEEIYIADWWLSPEIYMKRPALDGDYWRLDKILLRKAEQGVRVFVLLYKEVEMALGINSYYSKSTLTKHDNIKVMRHPDHARGGILLWAHHEKIVVIDQTYAFMGGIDLCYGRWDDHHHRLTDLGSISTASFSGSTRRTHNSYCNKEDTDSAFGSRKSSRNAHYETSPKEKSSSAPADKPSTSIELKTLKPGDRLLIPTVLVPGVGETPDDSGIALEGMKLNTPELERKNVLDRLKNNAIKGARMGKDFMHRLTTAEAAEEKSSEVYTIETEDVSDREISHNMDSGGQEVAITATSTQILSEFCGQAKYWFGKDYSNFILKDWMNLNSPFVDIIDRTTTPRMPWHDVGLCVVGASARDVARHFIQRWNAMKLEKLRESPRFPYLMPKSYHQVRLNSHLLQNRQQRVTCQLLRSVSAWSCGFIEADLVEQSIHDAYIQTITKAQHYVYIENQFFITMQLGMGVPGAHNNVRNQIGETLFKRIVRAHKERKSFRVFVIMPLLPGFEGDVGGSTGIAVRAITHWNYASISRGRTAILNRLQEAGIDYPHNYISFHSLRNHSFLNNTPITELIYVHSKLLIADDRVVICGSANINDRSMIGKRDSEIAALIMDEEFEDGRMNGKKYPSGVFAGRLRKYLFKEHLGLLEAESSRRSELDISDPVCNDFWHGTWRRISTQNTEIYDEVFKCIPTDSVKTFASLRKYQEEPPLAKTDPELAANRANDIQGYLVNLPLEFLNKEVLTPPGTSKEGLIPTSVWT is encoded by the exons ATGGCCAAGACCGCTGGTACAGAAACCAGCCGCAACGACGAGTCGCAAAAGTTACATCTACCCCCGGAGGTGGCGTTGGACGCCAACCTGCAGCATTTAGAGGTGCGACGTCATCGCCGTAGCATCTCACAGCTGATGGCCAGCATGG TTGAATACCCCACCGACGAAGTATACCGGCCGACGCACTACGGCGGCTACGTGAACAGAGGCTACGATGATTTAAACAGTTCCTATTACTTTTCCCAGTACGAGGCGATGGCAGACGGTCGCGGTGGGGAAAGGGCCCTGCCACCCTACGCAGCTACAGACTCGGACGTAGATCTAGGTAGCGGGGAAGCGGAAGTCTCGGCGGAGGAATCTGGCAACGACCAGGAGGAAGTGATCCGAGACTGCACGGATGAGGCTGTGGCCGAGCAACAAACCCGCTGCCTGCCAGAGTTTCAGTTTTCGTTAGTCGACTCCGAGTACGACGAGACTCTGGGCTTTCCTGACTCGGTCACCATCCTGTCCAATGTTGGAGACAAGCCAGTGCTGGTGGAGCGCAAGGAGACGGACGATGACGAGGAGGAGTTTGACGACGAGGAGAACAACAGCGTAGTTCTGCGCCACGAAATACCATTTACCAGCATCTACGGACCAAGCGTCAAATTCAACTCTTTCCAGCGGAAGGTCTTTATTCCGGGCCGTGAGATTCACGTTCGGATCGTCGATACGGAGCGTAGCGTCACAACACATCTCCTAAACCCCAATCT GTACACAATTGAACTTACCCATGGCCCCTTCAAGTGGACGGTTAAGCGGCGATATAAGCATTTCAATTCTTTGCACCAACAACTCAGCTTTTTCCGCACCTCACTCAACATTCCCTTCCCCAGTCGCAGCCACAAAGAAAAGCGGACGACGCTGAAAGCCACCGCCAGCCAGTTGGCCGACGAGTCTACCCTCAAGGATTTGCCTTCTCACACCAAGGTCAAGCAGACCAGCACTTCGATGAGCGGCGCAGGCCTTAGCAGCAAAAACAGCAATGCCATAGCCATCATAAGTCCCAGTCACAGTTCGATCCTGGCGGGACTAACACCCCGACGAATTCACCAGAAGcgcaaaaagaagaaaaaacgaAATCTACCCCGATTCCCCAACCGTCCCGAGAGTCTGGTCACCGTAGAAAATCTGACTGTCAGGATCAAGCAGTTGGAGGATTACCTATACAACCTGCTAAACATAAGCCTGTACCGATCTCACCACGAAACA CTGAACTTCGTTGAGGTGTCCAACGTATCCTTTGTTCCGGGCATGGGTATCAAGGGCAAGGAGGGCATGATTTTAAAACGAACCGGATCAACACGGCCAGGACAAGCGGGTTGCAACTTTTTCGGATGCTTTCAGAAAAACTGCTGTGTGCGCTGCAACTACTTCTGCTCGGATGTAGTGTGCGGGACGTGGCGCAGCCGCTGGTTCTTCGTGAAGGAGACCTGCTTCGGCTACATACGACCAACGGACGGCAGCATCCGGGCAGTGATTCTTTTTGATCAAGGCTTTGACGTGTCCACTGGCATCTATCAGACGGGCATGCGCAAGGGATTGCAGGTACTAACAAACAACCGGCACATCGTGCTTAAGTGCTGGACGAGGCGGAAGTGCAAGGAATGGATGCAGTACCTTAAGAACACAGCCAACTCTTATGCCCGCGACTTCACCCTGCCGAATCCACACATGTCCTTCGCACCGATGCGCGCCAACACGCACGCCACATGGTACGTAGATGGCGCACAGTATATGTCTGCTGTGGCCGACGGCTTGGAGGCCGCTCTCGAAGAAATCTACATCGCTGACTGGTGGCTCAGCCCCGAGATATACATGAAACGACCCGCTCTCGACGGCGACTACTGGCGCCTGGACAAGATCCTGCTTCGCAAGGCCGAACAGGGAGTGCGCGTCTTTGTTCTGCTCTACAAAGAGGTCGAAATGGCACTGGGGATCAACAGCTACTACAGCAAGTCCACGCTGACTAAGCACGATAACATAAAG GTCATGCGGCATCCAGACCATGCCCGAGGCGGAATTCTGCTATGGGCCCATCACGAAAAAATCGTGGTTATTGATCAGACCTATGCGTTCATGGGAGGTATAGATTTGTGCTACGGTCGATGGGACGATCACCACCACCGCCTAACGGATCTAGGTAGCATATCGACGGCCTCCTTTTCTGGTAGCACGCGTCGAACGCATAACTCGTACTGCAACAAGGAAGACACGGACTCTGCATTCGGATCACGAAAGTCCTCGCGGAATGCCCACTACGAGACATCGCCGAAGGAGAAGTCGTCGTCTGCACCGGCGGATAAACCCAGTACAAGCATAGAGTTAAAAACGTTGAAACCAGGTGATCGCCTGCTAATACCTACTGTGCTGGTTCCGGGTGTGGGTGAAACACCCGATGACTCGGGCATTGCGCTAGAGGGAATGAAGCTCAACACCCCTGAACTGGAGCGTAAGAACGTACTCGATCGACTGAAAAACAACGCGATAAAAGGTGCTCGTATGGGTAAAGACTTTATGCACCGACTTACAACCGCTGAGGCGGCGGAGGAGAAGTCTAGTGAGGTGTATACCATCGAGACCGAGGATGTTTCAGACCGCGAGATCAGCCATAACATGGATTCTGGAGGGCAGGAGGTGGCAATTACAGCAACGAGCACGCAAATACTCAGCGAATTCTGTGGACAGGCCAAGTACTGGTTCGGAAAGGACTACTCCAATTTCATACTTAAGGACTGGATGAACCTCAATTCGCCGTTTGTGGATATAATTGATCGCACAACCACGCCTAGGATGCCTTGGCACGACGTGGGTTTGTGTGTGGTGGGTGCATCCGCCAGAGATGTTGCCCGCCACTTCATCCAGCGATGGAACGCCATGAAGCTGGAAAAACTCCGCGAAAGCCCACGATTTCCCTACCTGATGCCGAAGAGCTACCACCAGGTCAGGCTGAACTCCCATCTTCTTCAAAACCGCCAGCAGAGGGTCACTTGCCAGCTCCTGCGCAGCGTATCCGCCTGGAGCTGTGGATTCATCGAAGCGGATCTTGTGGAGCAGAGCATTCACGATGCTTATATCCAGACGATCACTAAGGCACAGCATTACGTTTACATCGAGAACCAGTTTTTCATCACCATGCAGTTGGGCATGGGTGTGCCTGGGGCACACAATAATGTTCGAAATCAAATCGGGGAAACACTCTTTAAACGGATCGTGCGGGCGCACAA GGAACGAAAATCATTCCGTGTTTTTGTGATAATGCCGCTTCTTCCAGGCTTTGAGGGCGACGTGGGTGGCAGTACTGGCATTGCGGTTAGGGCCATTACGCACTGGAATTACGCATCCATTTCCAG AGGACGCACAGCAATTTTAAACCGCCTGCAGGAGGCTGGCATTGATTATCCGCACAACTACATCTCGTTTCACAGCCTGCGAAATCACTCCTTTTTAAACAACACGCCTATCACGGAGCTGATTTATGTTCACTCAAAGTTACTTATCGCTGACGATCGAGTTGTTATATGTGGCTCGGCGAACATTAACGATCGCTCAATGATCGGAAAGCGGGACTCTGAAATTGCGGCCCTCATCATGGACGAAGAGTTTGAGGATGGTCGCATGAACGGCAAAAAGTACCCGAGCGGAGTGTTTGCGGGACGCCTGCGAAAGTATCTGTTTAAAGAACATTTGG GTCTCCTAGAGGCTGAGAGTTCCCGTCGCTCTGAGCTGGACATCAGCGATCCGGTTTGCAACGACTTCTGGCACGGCACCTGGCGCAGGATATCGACGCAGAACACTGAGATCTACGACGAGGTGTTTAAATGTATTCCCACTGACTCTGTTAAGACCTTCGCCAGCCTGCGCAAATACCAGGAGGAGCCGCCGCTTGCCAAAACTGATCCAGAGCTAGCCGCTAATCGAGCCAACGACATTCAG GGTTACCTGGTCAACCTGCCATTGGAGTTCCTCAACAAAGAGGTGCTTACGCCGCCCGGAACTAGCAAGGAAGGGCTTATTCCTACCTCTGTATGGACTTAA
- the LOC108029650 gene encoding phospholipase D2 isoform X2, translating to MADGRGGERALPPYAATDSDVDLGSGEAEVSAEESGNDQEEVIRDCTDEAVAEQQTRCLPEFQFSLVDSEYDETLGFPDSVTILSNVGDKPVLVERKETDDDEEEFDDEENNSVVLRHEIPFTSIYGPSVKFNSFQRKVFIPGREIHVRIVDTERSVTTHLLNPNLYTIELTHGPFKWTVKRRYKHFNSLHQQLSFFRTSLNIPFPSRSHKEKRTTLKATASQLADESTLKDLPSHTKVKQTSTSMSGAGLSSKNSNAIAIISPSHSSILAGLTPRRIHQKRKKKKKRNLPRFPNRPESLVTVENLTVRIKQLEDYLYNLLNISLYRSHHETLNFVEVSNVSFVPGMGIKGKEGMILKRTGSTRPGQAGCNFFGCFQKNCCVRCNYFCSDVVCGTWRSRWFFVKETCFGYIRPTDGSIRAVILFDQGFDVSTGIYQTGMRKGLQVLTNNRHIVLKCWTRRKCKEWMQYLKNTANSYARDFTLPNPHMSFAPMRANTHATWYVDGAQYMSAVADGLEAALEEIYIADWWLSPEIYMKRPALDGDYWRLDKILLRKAEQGVRVFVLLYKEVEMALGINSYYSKSTLTKHDNIKVMRHPDHARGGILLWAHHEKIVVIDQTYAFMGGIDLCYGRWDDHHHRLTDLGSISTASFSGSTRRTHNSYCNKEDTDSAFGSRKSSRNAHYETSPKEKSSSAPADKPSTSIELKTLKPGDRLLIPTVLVPGVGETPDDSGIALEGMKLNTPELERKNVLDRLKNNAIKGARMGKDFMHRLTTAEAAEEKSSEVYTIETEDVSDREISHNMDSGGQEVAITATSTQILSEFCGQAKYWFGKDYSNFILKDWMNLNSPFVDIIDRTTTPRMPWHDVGLCVVGASARDVARHFIQRWNAMKLEKLRESPRFPYLMPKSYHQVRLNSHLLQNRQQRVTCQLLRSVSAWSCGFIEADLVEQSIHDAYIQTITKAQHYVYIENQFFITMQLGMGVPGAHNNVRNQIGETLFKRIVRAHKERKSFRVFVIMPLLPGFEGDVGGSTGIAVRAITHWNYASISRGRTAILNRLQEAGIDYPHNYISFHSLRNHSFLNNTPITELIYVHSKLLIADDRVVICGSANINDRSMIGKRDSEIAALIMDEEFEDGRMNGKKYPSGVFAGRLRKYLFKEHLGLLEAESSRRSELDISDPVCNDFWHGTWRRISTQNTEIYDEVFKCIPTDSVKTFASLRKYQEEPPLAKTDPELAANRANDIQGYLVNLPLEFLNKEVLTPPGTSKEGLIPTSVWT from the exons ATGGCAGACGGTCGCGGTGGGGAAAGGGCCCTGCCACCCTACGCAGCTACAGACTCGGACGTAGATCTAGGTAGCGGGGAAGCGGAAGTCTCGGCGGAGGAATCTGGCAACGACCAGGAGGAAGTGATCCGAGACTGCACGGATGAGGCTGTGGCCGAGCAACAAACCCGCTGCCTGCCAGAGTTTCAGTTTTCGTTAGTCGACTCCGAGTACGACGAGACTCTGGGCTTTCCTGACTCGGTCACCATCCTGTCCAATGTTGGAGACAAGCCAGTGCTGGTGGAGCGCAAGGAGACGGACGATGACGAGGAGGAGTTTGACGACGAGGAGAACAACAGCGTAGTTCTGCGCCACGAAATACCATTTACCAGCATCTACGGACCAAGCGTCAAATTCAACTCTTTCCAGCGGAAGGTCTTTATTCCGGGCCGTGAGATTCACGTTCGGATCGTCGATACGGAGCGTAGCGTCACAACACATCTCCTAAACCCCAATCT GTACACAATTGAACTTACCCATGGCCCCTTCAAGTGGACGGTTAAGCGGCGATATAAGCATTTCAATTCTTTGCACCAACAACTCAGCTTTTTCCGCACCTCACTCAACATTCCCTTCCCCAGTCGCAGCCACAAAGAAAAGCGGACGACGCTGAAAGCCACCGCCAGCCAGTTGGCCGACGAGTCTACCCTCAAGGATTTGCCTTCTCACACCAAGGTCAAGCAGACCAGCACTTCGATGAGCGGCGCAGGCCTTAGCAGCAAAAACAGCAATGCCATAGCCATCATAAGTCCCAGTCACAGTTCGATCCTGGCGGGACTAACACCCCGACGAATTCACCAGAAGcgcaaaaagaagaaaaaacgaAATCTACCCCGATTCCCCAACCGTCCCGAGAGTCTGGTCACCGTAGAAAATCTGACTGTCAGGATCAAGCAGTTGGAGGATTACCTATACAACCTGCTAAACATAAGCCTGTACCGATCTCACCACGAAACA CTGAACTTCGTTGAGGTGTCCAACGTATCCTTTGTTCCGGGCATGGGTATCAAGGGCAAGGAGGGCATGATTTTAAAACGAACCGGATCAACACGGCCAGGACAAGCGGGTTGCAACTTTTTCGGATGCTTTCAGAAAAACTGCTGTGTGCGCTGCAACTACTTCTGCTCGGATGTAGTGTGCGGGACGTGGCGCAGCCGCTGGTTCTTCGTGAAGGAGACCTGCTTCGGCTACATACGACCAACGGACGGCAGCATCCGGGCAGTGATTCTTTTTGATCAAGGCTTTGACGTGTCCACTGGCATCTATCAGACGGGCATGCGCAAGGGATTGCAGGTACTAACAAACAACCGGCACATCGTGCTTAAGTGCTGGACGAGGCGGAAGTGCAAGGAATGGATGCAGTACCTTAAGAACACAGCCAACTCTTATGCCCGCGACTTCACCCTGCCGAATCCACACATGTCCTTCGCACCGATGCGCGCCAACACGCACGCCACATGGTACGTAGATGGCGCACAGTATATGTCTGCTGTGGCCGACGGCTTGGAGGCCGCTCTCGAAGAAATCTACATCGCTGACTGGTGGCTCAGCCCCGAGATATACATGAAACGACCCGCTCTCGACGGCGACTACTGGCGCCTGGACAAGATCCTGCTTCGCAAGGCCGAACAGGGAGTGCGCGTCTTTGTTCTGCTCTACAAAGAGGTCGAAATGGCACTGGGGATCAACAGCTACTACAGCAAGTCCACGCTGACTAAGCACGATAACATAAAG GTCATGCGGCATCCAGACCATGCCCGAGGCGGAATTCTGCTATGGGCCCATCACGAAAAAATCGTGGTTATTGATCAGACCTATGCGTTCATGGGAGGTATAGATTTGTGCTACGGTCGATGGGACGATCACCACCACCGCCTAACGGATCTAGGTAGCATATCGACGGCCTCCTTTTCTGGTAGCACGCGTCGAACGCATAACTCGTACTGCAACAAGGAAGACACGGACTCTGCATTCGGATCACGAAAGTCCTCGCGGAATGCCCACTACGAGACATCGCCGAAGGAGAAGTCGTCGTCTGCACCGGCGGATAAACCCAGTACAAGCATAGAGTTAAAAACGTTGAAACCAGGTGATCGCCTGCTAATACCTACTGTGCTGGTTCCGGGTGTGGGTGAAACACCCGATGACTCGGGCATTGCGCTAGAGGGAATGAAGCTCAACACCCCTGAACTGGAGCGTAAGAACGTACTCGATCGACTGAAAAACAACGCGATAAAAGGTGCTCGTATGGGTAAAGACTTTATGCACCGACTTACAACCGCTGAGGCGGCGGAGGAGAAGTCTAGTGAGGTGTATACCATCGAGACCGAGGATGTTTCAGACCGCGAGATCAGCCATAACATGGATTCTGGAGGGCAGGAGGTGGCAATTACAGCAACGAGCACGCAAATACTCAGCGAATTCTGTGGACAGGCCAAGTACTGGTTCGGAAAGGACTACTCCAATTTCATACTTAAGGACTGGATGAACCTCAATTCGCCGTTTGTGGATATAATTGATCGCACAACCACGCCTAGGATGCCTTGGCACGACGTGGGTTTGTGTGTGGTGGGTGCATCCGCCAGAGATGTTGCCCGCCACTTCATCCAGCGATGGAACGCCATGAAGCTGGAAAAACTCCGCGAAAGCCCACGATTTCCCTACCTGATGCCGAAGAGCTACCACCAGGTCAGGCTGAACTCCCATCTTCTTCAAAACCGCCAGCAGAGGGTCACTTGCCAGCTCCTGCGCAGCGTATCCGCCTGGAGCTGTGGATTCATCGAAGCGGATCTTGTGGAGCAGAGCATTCACGATGCTTATATCCAGACGATCACTAAGGCACAGCATTACGTTTACATCGAGAACCAGTTTTTCATCACCATGCAGTTGGGCATGGGTGTGCCTGGGGCACACAATAATGTTCGAAATCAAATCGGGGAAACACTCTTTAAACGGATCGTGCGGGCGCACAA GGAACGAAAATCATTCCGTGTTTTTGTGATAATGCCGCTTCTTCCAGGCTTTGAGGGCGACGTGGGTGGCAGTACTGGCATTGCGGTTAGGGCCATTACGCACTGGAATTACGCATCCATTTCCAG AGGACGCACAGCAATTTTAAACCGCCTGCAGGAGGCTGGCATTGATTATCCGCACAACTACATCTCGTTTCACAGCCTGCGAAATCACTCCTTTTTAAACAACACGCCTATCACGGAGCTGATTTATGTTCACTCAAAGTTACTTATCGCTGACGATCGAGTTGTTATATGTGGCTCGGCGAACATTAACGATCGCTCAATGATCGGAAAGCGGGACTCTGAAATTGCGGCCCTCATCATGGACGAAGAGTTTGAGGATGGTCGCATGAACGGCAAAAAGTACCCGAGCGGAGTGTTTGCGGGACGCCTGCGAAAGTATCTGTTTAAAGAACATTTGG GTCTCCTAGAGGCTGAGAGTTCCCGTCGCTCTGAGCTGGACATCAGCGATCCGGTTTGCAACGACTTCTGGCACGGCACCTGGCGCAGGATATCGACGCAGAACACTGAGATCTACGACGAGGTGTTTAAATGTATTCCCACTGACTCTGTTAAGACCTTCGCCAGCCTGCGCAAATACCAGGAGGAGCCGCCGCTTGCCAAAACTGATCCAGAGCTAGCCGCTAATCGAGCCAACGACATTCAG GGTTACCTGGTCAACCTGCCATTGGAGTTCCTCAACAAAGAGGTGCTTACGCCGCCCGGAACTAGCAAGGAAGGGCTTATTCCTACCTCTGTATGGACTTAA